The DNA segment AGAAATTGGCGCTTTCTGTTCATCGGTTATGGTTGCCGTCAGGCTGTAACCTTTTACTGGATAAATCGGCAGTGGCTGACCCAATGGCCGGGTCAGTTTGTCAGACCAGCAACCGGCGCTGACAACAACCGCATCAGCGTTCAGATTTTCCCGCTGCCCGTCTTTGCAACGCAACATGATGCTATTAACACGCCGGTCGTCTGCCAGCAGTTGTTCTACGTCTACCTCATAGCGAAACACCACGCCTTTTTCTTCACAAGCCCGCGCCAGCTCGCGGCTGAACAGGTGGCAGTCGCCAGTGCCGTCAGTGTCATAGCTAATAGCGCCATAAAGTGGCCCGTTGCCGCTCAGGCCAGGCTCTAACTGTTCTACCTCGGCGGCGTTTAAAATACGTGCGGGAATGTCCATACTCTTCAGCAAGCGTTGAGTTCTGCGATAGCCGTCCAACGCCTCCGGCGTGCTGGCTAAATGCAGCAGGCCTTTATGGGCACCGTCGAAGTTTAGCTCGAGCTCGTTTTCCAGAACCAAGAAACGCTCGCGGCTGTGCTTGGCCAGGCGCAACATGGCGCGCCGGTTAAAACCGAAGAGCCCTGGCGACCAGGCGTAGCGCAACGTCGAAAACATGAAACGAAGGGTTGCCAGCGACGGCGGCATCCCCATTTTTAGCGGCCCGTCCTGTTTTACCAACCAAGGCAGTGCTTTTAGCACCATAGCCGGATCTGCCCAAGGGTACACAACACCATAAGAACGCTGAGCTGCGTTGGCCTTACTGGTTTCGTTCCCAGCCAAGCTGTGTCGCTCCAGAACGGTCACTTGATGGCCGCGGCGACAAAGTTCCCAAGCTGTGGTTACACCAACTACACCACCACCAATCACCACAACGTGCATAGAACCCTCCTTTGGCTGGGTGAACAAAGCGTAAAACTGTTAATATTGCGACATTCTTTGCCGACAACGTACTGCGAGTGACTCATGAGTAAGAATCGTCGTGAAATTCCACGTTTTGATCACCCTATAATAGAAACCCACTGCCATCTGGACTACCTCAAAGAACGCCCACTTGAAGATATCCTGCTGCAAAGTGAGCAGCTGAATATTGAGCGCATCATCACGATTGCGGTCGCTCCGGATAATCTTGAGCGAGTGCGGCAACTGAGCCAGATGGCACCCTGGATTTATGGCACCCAAGGAATTCATCCCCACGAAGCCGAAACCTACAACGATGAAGTTGAGGCTGAAATCCGCACCCACGCCGGCGATACAAAAATCGTCGCGATCGGCGAAATCGGACTGGATTATTATTACGATCACGCTGACCACGAGGTGCAGCGCACCGTGTTTCGCCGCCAGCTACAAATTGCCTGCGACTGCAACAAACCGGTAGTGATCCACAGCCGCGACGCCGACGACGACATGATCGAGATTCTGCGCGAATTCGAAGCAAGCCTGACCCGGCGCGGAGTGATTCACAGTTTTACCTCCGGCCCCGGGCTGGCGCGCTATGCCCTGGACCAGGGCTGGTGCTTGGGTTTTAACGGCATAACGACCTTCAACAAAGCCGAAAACGTACGGGATATTGTACGCATGTCGCCCATCGAACAAATTCTGCTGGAAACCGACGCGCCGTTTTTGACTCCGGTACCCTATCGCGGGCGTGAGAACGCGCCTTGTTACCTGCCCTTTGTGGCCGAAAAAATTGCCGAAGTAAAAAAACTGCCATTGCAACAGGTGATCGAACAGACCTACCACAACAGCTTACGCACGTTTTTTCCTGCGGGCTAAAACCCCAAGCGGATCAGACTTGCCTAGCCTAGTGACAAAAACAGCCCCATAAATACCGGGGCGAAAAACGACAACACAAACCCGGACGCAATAGCCACCGGCACGCAGGCCAGGCCACCGCTGCTGCGAATCACCGGCAGAGTGAAATCCATAGCGGTGGCGCCGCCATAACCTATGGCGAGTGCTGGCCGTTTAGCGATAACCAGCGGAATGATGGCCAGAGCAATGATTTCACGCAGCACGTCGTTCATAAACGCTACCCCGCCCCAGCCCGGGCCCATGGCATCGCCAATAACAATTCCCGACAACGAATAAAAACCAAAGCCGGAAGTCAGTGCCAATGTCTGATTCCATGGCAAGCCTAGCACCGGTATCAGCAGCACACCCGCCATCATCGAACTGGCCATTAAAACCAGCGCAATGCCAAGGCCTTGCACGTTCATCAGCAGCTTGCGCAAAGATAAACCAGCGTTACGAAGCTGCAAGCCAATCAGCAACAACAACAGCATTAGCAGGCCAGTGGCGATCTGATCAATAAACGGTACCGCCGGCAACAGGTAATAGCCCAACAACAAGCCAGCAAACGCCGCGATCAATGGCTTGAACGCCACCATGATCAGCCGCCGATAGCCCGGACTAGCCGACTCTTCGGCGCGGTTCACTGTCAGCGGGCGCCAACGGTGGAACAGCCACAAGCCACCCATATTGCACAGCAACAACAGCGCCACCAGAGCCAACACTTGGCTTGCCATGGTACTAAGCTGACTGCCCAAACCTTCCATTTGCCCGAGCCCCAAGCCAAGCATACCCAAAATCAGGTACACCATTGTTTCGACCAGGTAGTGAATAACCGTCATCGCTCGACGGTTGGAAAGAGAAATGGCGAAACCGAGAAACAATGGCGCCAGTATCAGCAGCACTCCGGTCAGCATCAGTGCATTGCGCCGTCAGCACGGTCTTGCACCAGCACCCAGGGCGCGATCACCACTGCCCACAACTCGGTATTGTTTTGGTGCCAGGCGCGGGCAAGATCTGGCGCAACATCACCCACCTTGCCGCTGGCCAGCCAGTGTTCAAACTGCGATTTGTTGTCGGCAACCAACTCGCACGCCACGTTTAATAAATCGGTGTCAGCGGCCACTCGCACAACTTGCCCGCGGGCATAATGCGTTTGCAGGTCATGCCAGTGGATACGGGAGGTTTCAAGATTCAATCGGGCTTTGATTTCATTCGCAGATTCAGAAGAAGACATAACGGCCTTGATGGATGGTTGTCAAAAGTGCGTGACAAATTTTAACC comes from the Marinobacter psychrophilus genome and includes:
- a CDS encoding D-amino acid dehydrogenase; its protein translation is MHVVVIGGGVVGVTTAWELCRRGHQVTVLERHSLAGNETSKANAAQRSYGVVYPWADPAMVLKALPWLVKQDGPLKMGMPPSLATLRFMFSTLRYAWSPGLFGFNRRAMLRLAKHSRERFLVLENELELNFDGAHKGLLHLASTPEALDGYRRTQRLLKSMDIPARILNAAEVEQLEPGLSGNGPLYGAISYDTDGTGDCHLFSRELARACEEKGVVFRYEVDVEQLLADDRRVNSIMLRCKDGQRENLNADAVVVSAGCWSDKLTRPLGQPLPIYPVKGYSLTATITDEQKAPISTVHDDRYKVVMTRLGDRLRATGFVELNDFDRSIPQARLETIKKAVRGRFPGCTDIDSAESWTGFRPMTPDGPAIIGRGNRENLYLNTGHGVFGWTLAAGSADVIASVIDNQEPAVCLDAFRPERFSE
- a CDS encoding TatD family hydrolase, with product MSKNRREIPRFDHPIIETHCHLDYLKERPLEDILLQSEQLNIERIITIAVAPDNLERVRQLSQMAPWIYGTQGIHPHEAETYNDEVEAEIRTHAGDTKIVAIGEIGLDYYYDHADHEVQRTVFRRQLQIACDCNKPVVIHSRDADDDMIEILREFEASLTRRGVIHSFTSGPGLARYALDQGWCLGFNGITTFNKAENVRDIVRMSPIEQILLETDAPFLTPVPYRGRENAPCYLPFVAEKIAEVKKLPLQQVIEQTYHNSLRTFFPAG
- a CDS encoding lysine exporter LysO family protein, producing the protein MLTGVLLILAPLFLGFAISLSNRRAMTVIHYLVETMVYLILGMLGLGLGQMEGLGSQLSTMASQVLALVALLLLCNMGGLWLFHRWRPLTVNRAEESASPGYRRLIMVAFKPLIAAFAGLLLGYYLLPAVPFIDQIATGLLMLLLLLIGLQLRNAGLSLRKLLMNVQGLGIALVLMASSMMAGVLLIPVLGLPWNQTLALTSGFGFYSLSGIVIGDAMGPGWGGVAFMNDVLREIIALAIIPLVIAKRPALAIGYGGATAMDFTLPVIRSSGGLACVPVAIASGFVLSFFAPVFMGLFLSLG
- a CDS encoding DUF2288 domain-containing protein; this translates as MSSSESANEIKARLNLETSRIHWHDLQTHYARGQVVRVAADTDLLNVACELVADNKSQFEHWLASGKVGDVAPDLARAWHQNNTELWAVVIAPWVLVQDRADGAMH